From the genome of Eucalyptus grandis isolate ANBG69807.140 chromosome 2, ASM1654582v1, whole genome shotgun sequence, one region includes:
- the LOC104431117 gene encoding uncharacterized protein LOC104431117 — translation MRTSLPWPPELQPPPSSGSNPTSSLTSPRMKSDTLPSAMRSSSKGPLLHSPRRTFSHQPLQRSPNLRPLGEHQAVVAAGGFGDRQHLPSLVGNVRSQPPISHHPAPAVPARHRIAVHGERVPIHQLLERGEAHVAGYALFRGGGEPVHDGALAYDNMFDASVDAFVWALEREGFGGVALVVAETGWPTAGGEAASVANALAFNGNVARRAASDAGTPKRPGVGVEVYLFGLFDENEKVGEEYERHFGIFGLNGAKAYNLTFN, via the coding sequence ATGAGGACCTCCCTGCCCTGGCCTCCGGAACTGCAGCCACCGCCATCCAGTGGCTCCAATCCAACATCTTCGCTCACGTCCCCCCGAATGAAGTCCGATACATTGCCGTCGGCAATGAGGTCTTCCTCAAAAGGACCCCTACTTCACTCCCCACGTCGTACCTTCAGTCATCAACCTCTACAGCGCTCTCCGAACCTTAGGCCTCTCGGAGAGCATCAAGCTGTCGTCGCCGCAGGCGGCTTCGGTGATCGTCAACACTTACCCTCCCTCGTCGGCAACGTTCGATCCCAGCCTCCGATCAGCCATCATCCCGCTCCTGCAGTTCCTGCGCGACACCGGATCGCCGTTCATGGCGAACGTGTACCCATACATCAGCTACTTGAGCGAGGCGAGGCACATGTCGCCGGCTATGCGCTGTTCAGGGGAGGAGGGGAGCCAGTCCACGACGGCGCGCTGGCGTACGACAATATGTTTGACGCGAGCGTGGACGCATTCGTGTGGGCGCTGGAGAGGGAAGGGTTCGGAGGGGTGGCGCTGGTGGTGGCGGAGACAGGGTGGCCGACGGCAGGAGGGGAGGCGGCGAGCGTGGCGAACGCGCTGGCGTTCAACGGGAACGTGGCGAGGCGGGCGGCAAGCGATGCCGGGACGCCGAAGAGGCCTGGCGTGGGCGTGGAGGTTTATCTGTTCGGACTGTTTGACGAGAACGAGAAGGTCGGCGAAGAGTATGAGAGGCATTTCGGCATCTTTGGCCTCAATGGCGCCAAGGCCTATAATTTGACCTTCAACtga